A window of the Candidatus Paceibacterota bacterium genome harbors these coding sequences:
- the ispG gene encoding (E)-4-hydroxy-3-methylbut-2-enyl-diphosphate synthase, with protein sequence MSPHCASPYFHLRRPTREVRVGDPQRGGVIIGGGHPVVMQSMITCDTMDTAECVKQTLDLVAVGCQIVRITAPTVKDAANLKNIVAELRARGCLVPIVADIHFKPEAALEAAQWVEMVRINPGNYADTKKFAIKEYSEEQYAAELARIEEKFTPLVKLCKELGRALRIGTNHGSLSDRIMNRFGDSPLGMVESALEFARIARKHDFHNFKFSMKSSNPKIMIQCYRLLVARLEREGPDWNYPLHLGVTEAGEGEDGRIKSAIGIGSLLCDGLGDTIRVSLTEDSPREIEVCRDLLSQIPHLTVAADVSRRTSTFACSPQPAAFPFDPFSYTRRSTPEIALVPDIKCGGSQTVRVVVTRATWDRVAPKLTARADVKPEAVYEDLNVIEADPRTDFAINCGTQLVTVKDDVPMPATAAFRLLSAKLKRLGHNNPILLKDCLSLPMPPLEPRIALLRASVVIGSLLADGIGDAILVRGEPGAGQSLRLAYNILQAVGCRSFKTDYVACPSCGRTLFNLQTVTARIKARTEHLKGVKIAIMGCIVNGPGEMADADFGYVGGAPGKINLYVGKTPLKFNIPEAEAVDRLVDLIREHGKWAEPQGK encoded by the coding sequence ATGTCCCCGCACTGCGCATCCCCTTATTTCCACCTCCGCCGCCCCACCCGGGAGGTCAGGGTTGGTGATCCCCAGCGCGGCGGCGTCATCATCGGAGGCGGCCACCCCGTCGTGATGCAGTCCATGATCACCTGCGACACCATGGACACCGCCGAGTGCGTCAAGCAGACGCTGGACCTCGTGGCAGTCGGTTGCCAGATCGTGCGCATCACCGCCCCGACGGTTAAGGACGCCGCCAACCTCAAGAACATCGTCGCCGAACTGCGCGCCCGCGGCTGCCTTGTTCCCATCGTCGCCGACATCCACTTTAAACCCGAGGCCGCCCTTGAGGCCGCGCAGTGGGTCGAGATGGTGCGCATCAACCCCGGCAACTACGCCGACACCAAGAAGTTCGCCATCAAGGAATACTCGGAGGAGCAATACGCCGCCGAACTGGCGCGCATCGAGGAGAAGTTCACCCCCCTGGTGAAGCTCTGCAAAGAGCTCGGCCGCGCGCTGCGCATCGGCACCAACCACGGCTCGCTCAGCGACCGCATCATGAACCGCTTCGGCGATTCCCCGCTCGGCATGGTCGAGAGCGCCCTGGAGTTCGCCCGCATCGCCCGCAAACACGACTTCCACAACTTCAAGTTCTCCATGAAGTCCAGCAACCCCAAGATCATGATCCAGTGCTACCGGTTGCTGGTCGCCCGCCTGGAACGGGAAGGCCCGGATTGGAACTACCCGCTCCACCTCGGCGTCACCGAGGCCGGCGAAGGCGAGGATGGCCGCATCAAGAGCGCCATCGGCATCGGCTCGCTGCTCTGCGACGGCCTGGGCGACACCATCCGCGTCTCCCTCACCGAGGACTCCCCGCGCGAAATCGAAGTCTGCCGCGATCTCCTCTCCCAGATCCCGCACCTCACCGTAGCTGCCGACGTCAGCCGGCGCACTTCGACTTTCGCCTGCAGTCCGCAGCCCGCAGCCTTTCCCTTTGACCCCTTCTCCTACACCCGCCGCTCGACGCCGGAAATCGCGCTGGTCCCTGACATCAAGTGCGGTGGAAGCCAAACTGTGCGCGTCGTCGTCACCCGCGCCACCTGGGACAGAGTCGCCCCTAAGCTCACCGCACGCGCCGACGTAAAGCCCGAGGCGGTTTACGAGGACCTGAACGTCATCGAGGCGGACCCCCGCACCGACTTCGCCATCAATTGCGGCACGCAGCTTGTGACCGTAAAGGACGACGTGCCGATGCCTGCCACCGCCGCCTTCCGGTTGCTCTCGGCCAAGCTGAAGCGCCTTGGACACAACAACCCCATACTCCTAAAGGATTGCCTCAGCCTGCCCATGCCGCCTCTGGAGCCCAGAATCGCCCTGCTCCGCGCCTCCGTCGTCATAGGCTCACTGCTGGCCGACGGCATCGGCGACGCCATCCTCGTCCGCGGCGAACCCGGCGCCGGCCAATCGTTGCGCCTGGCCTACAACATCCTACAAGCCGTCGGCTGCCGCTCCTTCAAGACCGACTACGTCGCCTGCCCTTCCTGCGGTCGCACCCTCTTCAACCTCCAGACCGTCACCGCCCGCATCAAGGCACGCACGGAACACCTCAAGGGCGTTAAGATCGCCATCATGGGCTGCATCGTCAACGGCCCCGGCGAAATGGCCGACGCCGATTTCGGCTACGTCGGCGGAGCCCCCGGCAAGATCAACCTCTACGTCGGCAAAACCCCCCTCAAGTTCAACATCCCCGAAGCCGAAGCCGTGGACCGCCTCGTGGACCTCATCCGCGAGCACGGCAAATGGGCCGAACCCCAGGGCAAGTGA
- a CDS encoding proton-conducting transporter membrane subunit: protein MSVLVSILVAPIVAGLLCLLLPSRRAMALTNVLGFAVTLGLSLQLLPAVLQPPYAVTECDEFFRADALSAWMALLISVVSLGSALYAGRYFRRDLAAQAVTPGRVKEFYVLTPLFSGGMFLVVLANNLGVMWFALEATALSSVLLVAIYNRKTSLEAAWKYVILGSLGLALALFGTVFTYAAAIDQRAATGLPNFNWSHLMAIAGQLDTRMIKLAFVFVLVGYGTKAGLAPMHTWLPDAHSEAPSPTSAMLSGVSLKVALYALLRFHILTTASLGTPFSQTLLLVFGLASMCLAAPFILVQTNLKRLLAYSSLEHVGLICAGIGLNSPMTIFGALLHMGYHALTKPVLFFAAGNIHQTWHTLQLRRIGTGVAKVLPWTALCLGLGGAAAAGLPPFGLFFSELTVLSGGFASGQTAATAILLGAILASFCGILYQLTRILPGTPKVARTTDASPLDGVPTMVLMLGTLLVFSLWLPAPLLEVVRQAARVIGGLP from the coding sequence ATGAGCGTGCTTGTTTCCATATTGGTCGCGCCCATCGTCGCCGGGCTGCTCTGCCTGTTGCTGCCTTCCCGCCGCGCGATGGCCTTGACGAACGTCCTTGGCTTTGCCGTGACGCTCGGACTCAGCCTCCAATTGCTGCCGGCGGTGCTGCAACCGCCTTACGCCGTCACGGAGTGCGATGAGTTCTTTCGCGCCGACGCTCTGAGCGCCTGGATGGCGCTCCTGATCTCGGTGGTCTCGCTCGGCAGCGCCTTGTACGCCGGGCGTTACTTCCGCCGCGACCTGGCGGCGCAGGCCGTGACGCCGGGCCGGGTGAAGGAGTTCTATGTGCTGACGCCCCTGTTCAGCGGCGGCATGTTTCTCGTCGTGCTGGCCAACAACCTGGGCGTGATGTGGTTTGCCCTGGAGGCCACCGCACTTTCTTCGGTGCTGCTGGTGGCGATTTACAACCGCAAGACCTCTCTCGAGGCGGCCTGGAAGTACGTGATCCTGGGGAGCCTGGGCTTGGCGCTGGCGCTGTTCGGCACGGTGTTCACCTACGCGGCGGCCATTGACCAGCGCGCTGCGACGGGCCTGCCCAACTTCAATTGGTCGCACCTGATGGCCATTGCCGGCCAATTGGACACGCGCATGATCAAGCTGGCGTTCGTTTTTGTCCTGGTCGGCTATGGCACCAAAGCCGGGCTGGCGCCCATGCATACCTGGCTGCCGGATGCGCACAGCGAGGCGCCCTCGCCCACCAGCGCGATGCTTTCCGGCGTATCGTTGAAAGTGGCGCTGTATGCCCTGCTGCGTTTCCACATCCTGACGACCGCCTCGCTGGGCACCCCATTCAGCCAGACGCTGCTGTTGGTGTTTGGGCTCGCCTCGATGTGCCTGGCGGCCCCCTTCATCCTGGTCCAGACCAATCTCAAGCGGCTGTTGGCGTACTCCAGCCTTGAGCATGTGGGCTTGATCTGCGCCGGCATCGGCCTCAATTCTCCGATGACCATTTTTGGCGCGCTATTGCACATGGGGTATCACGCGCTGACCAAGCCGGTGCTGTTCTTCGCCGCCGGCAACATCCACCAGACGTGGCATACCCTCCAGCTTCGACGGATCGGCACCGGCGTGGCCAAAGTGCTGCCGTGGACTGCCCTCTGCCTGGGCCTGGGCGGGGCGGCGGCGGCAGGCCTGCCCCCCTTCGGACTGTTCTTCAGCGAACTGACGGTGCTCAGCGGCGGTTTCGCCTCCGGTCAGACGGCGGCGACGGCGATCCTGCTGGGCGCGATTCTGGCCTCCTTCTGCGGTATTTTGTACCAGCTCACGCGCATCCTGCCCGGCACCCCGAAGGTTGCGCGGACCACGGACGCGTCCCCGCTCGACGGTGTGCCGACCATGGTGCTGATGCTCGGTACGCTGCTGGTCTTCAGCCTCTGGCTGCCGGCACCGCTGCTCGAAGTGGTGCGCCAAGCCGCGCGTGTGATCGGAGGTTTGCCTTGA
- a CDS encoding respiratory chain complex I subunit 1 family protein gives MNAVIAILLQTVLLLALAPLISGCIRNWKAKLQNRRGPRVWQPYLDLAKFLRKDMVISEHASWIFRAMPKVLFISTLLAGLMVPLVSASAPLSLFGGALAFVGLLALGRFFLALGGLDTASAFGGMGSSREMTISAIAEPALMLAIFTVAIKAGSTNLSQMLLAAQGPTWQLLNPAHVLAFAALFIVLLAETGRIPVDNPATHLELTMIHEAMILEYSGRYLALIEWSASVKQLVLMALLVNIFFPVGIATNLSAVSLGLSLAWFVAKLLVLAAAVVLVETTNAKLRLFRVPDLLSAAFILATLALLSTFLFQ, from the coding sequence ATGAACGCCGTTATCGCCATCTTACTGCAAACCGTTTTGCTGCTGGCGCTGGCGCCGTTGATCAGCGGTTGCATCCGCAACTGGAAGGCTAAGCTGCAGAACCGCCGCGGGCCCCGCGTCTGGCAGCCGTACCTGGACCTGGCGAAGTTCCTGCGCAAGGACATGGTGATCTCCGAGCATGCTTCCTGGATCTTCCGAGCCATGCCCAAGGTGCTGTTCATTTCCACACTGCTGGCGGGGCTGATGGTGCCGCTGGTGAGCGCCTCGGCGCCGTTGAGCCTGTTTGGCGGCGCGCTGGCCTTTGTCGGCTTGCTGGCGCTTGGGCGGTTCTTCCTGGCGCTGGGCGGGCTGGACACCGCGAGCGCCTTTGGCGGGATGGGCAGCAGCCGCGAGATGACCATCTCGGCGATTGCCGAGCCGGCCTTGATGCTGGCGATTTTCACGGTGGCCATCAAAGCCGGTTCGACGAATCTGAGCCAGATGCTACTGGCGGCACAGGGCCCGACGTGGCAGTTGCTCAACCCGGCGCACGTGCTGGCCTTTGCCGCTTTGTTTATCGTGCTGCTGGCCGAAACAGGGCGCATCCCGGTGGACAACCCGGCGACCCACCTGGAGCTGACGATGATCCATGAGGCGATGATCCTGGAATACTCAGGCCGCTACCTGGCGCTCATCGAGTGGAGCGCCTCGGTCAAGCAGCTTGTGCTGATGGCCCTGCTGGTAAACATCTTTTTCCCGGTCGGCATCGCCACGAACCTGAGCGCGGTTTCACTGGGGCTATCGCTGGCCTGGTTTGTGGCCAAGCTGCTGGTGCTCGCGGCGGCGGTTGTGCTCGTCGAGACCACCAATGCCAAGCTGCGCCTGTTTCGGGTGCCGGACTTGCTGAGCGCGGCCTTTATTCTGGCCACCCTGGCGCTGCTCTCGACCTTTCTATTCCAGTAG
- the nuoB gene encoding NADH-quinone oxidoreductase subunit NuoB translates to MFDIIRNSLVAGIVTTDYPQAAAQVSSQARGRPEIDYSAWKDARPAAAACPTGALACADSGGTRAVTLDLGKCTFCGLCAETDPAIRMTNICELATRCKADLVTTVRYQLAAGGTQAGLLDRQPLPGNSQPAFIDALGAQLKARIDKVLGRSLHIREVDAGSCNGCEVEIVGLNSPVYDIERLGIHFVASPRHADMLLVTGPVSRNMELALRKTYDAMPGPRLVVAVGACGCSGGIFGQNYASLGGVDKVIPVDVYIPGCPPNPHALLHGILTAIGRL, encoded by the coding sequence ATGTTTGACATCATACGCAACAGCCTGGTCGCTGGGATTGTCACGACGGATTATCCGCAGGCGGCCGCCCAGGTCTCCAGTCAGGCGCGCGGGCGGCCGGAGATAGATTATTCTGCGTGGAAGGACGCGCGTCCGGCCGCGGCGGCATGCCCGACCGGCGCCCTCGCCTGTGCTGACAGCGGCGGCACGCGCGCCGTAACGCTGGACCTCGGCAAATGCACCTTCTGCGGCCTGTGCGCCGAGACCGACCCCGCCATCCGCATGACGAACATCTGCGAGTTGGCCACCCGGTGCAAAGCTGACCTGGTCACCACGGTGCGCTACCAACTCGCCGCGGGTGGCACCCAGGCCGGGCTGCTCGACCGCCAGCCATTGCCCGGTAATTCTCAACCCGCCTTCATTGACGCCCTCGGCGCGCAATTGAAGGCTCGCATAGACAAAGTGCTCGGCCGATCATTGCATATCCGGGAAGTTGACGCCGGTTCCTGCAACGGGTGCGAGGTTGAGATTGTCGGGCTCAACAGCCCGGTCTACGACATCGAGCGCCTGGGCATCCACTTCGTAGCCTCGCCGCGGCACGCCGACATGCTGCTGGTTACCGGCCCGGTCTCACGCAACATGGAATTGGCCCTGCGCAAAACTTACGACGCTATGCCCGGACCTCGGTTGGTGGTGGCGGTGGGGGCCTGCGGTTGCAGCGGGGGCATCTTTGGTCAGAACTACGCGAGTCTGGGCGGTGTGGATAAGGTTATTCCCGTGGATGTCTATATTCCCGGCTGCCCGCCCAACCCTCATGCCCTACTGCATGGCATCCTCACGGCCATAGGCCGCCTATAG
- a CDS encoding CDP-archaeol synthase encodes MPEMTTFAPAPVAPSKRQVFMRRLGSFVVLWTLVLTALFSSNQLVADCVFLLVMLLLSTFGLAEFYGLAAKRGLVCFKGWGILGGVLLMLGTFLNLTGQIGTSGSPARVNDFEVSFLILFVLGLCLRQFLSRSNTAGILAISTTLFGLMYVPWLLNFIQKICFFPGVEGRYYLLYFILITKFSDTGAYVVGSLIGCHKMIPRISPQKTWEGFAGAIVASTLASLAFAHFLGANMAGMNWRHAVILGVILSVCAVVGDLIESLFKREAGVKDSGRFFPGIGGILDLLDSLLFNAPIMYLYLRHVLTAP; translated from the coding sequence ATGCCTGAGATGACCACGTTCGCGCCCGCCCCTGTTGCGCCCTCTAAGCGGCAGGTATTCATGCGGCGCCTGGGCAGTTTTGTCGTCCTGTGGACCTTGGTGCTGACGGCGCTGTTCTCGAGCAACCAATTGGTGGCGGACTGCGTGTTTCTGCTGGTGATGCTGTTGCTGTCAACGTTTGGGCTCGCGGAATTCTACGGGCTGGCAGCCAAGCGCGGGCTGGTTTGCTTCAAAGGCTGGGGCATCCTGGGAGGGGTCCTCCTGATGCTGGGCACCTTCCTTAACCTGACGGGGCAGATAGGAACCTCAGGCAGCCCGGCGCGCGTCAACGACTTCGAAGTAAGCTTCCTCATATTGTTCGTCCTGGGTCTCTGTCTGCGGCAGTTCCTGTCCCGCAGCAACACCGCCGGCATTCTGGCGATCTCCACGACACTGTTCGGCCTGATGTATGTGCCCTGGCTGCTGAACTTCATCCAGAAGATATGTTTCTTCCCCGGTGTCGAGGGGCGGTATTACCTGCTGTACTTCATCCTGATCACCAAGTTCAGCGACACGGGGGCCTACGTGGTGGGCTCGCTGATCGGGTGCCACAAGATGATCCCGCGAATCAGTCCACAGAAGACCTGGGAAGGATTTGCGGGGGCCATTGTGGCCTCGACGCTGGCGAGCCTGGCCTTCGCGCACTTTCTGGGGGCGAACATGGCGGGAATGAACTGGCGGCATGCGGTAATCCTCGGGGTCATCCTGAGCGTCTGCGCGGTGGTCGGTGACTTGATCGAGTCGCTGTTCAAGCGCGAGGCGGGGGTCAAGGACTCGGGCCGTTTCTTCCCCGGCATCGGGGGCATCCTCGACTTGCTGGACAGCCTGCTGTTTAATGCGCCGATCATGTATTTGTATTTGCGACATGTGCTGACGGCCCCATGA
- the rseP gene encoding RIP metalloprotease RseP, with the protein MIWLLNIVYVVVAMLLLFGAAVFVHEYGHYWMALRRGLKIEGFSIGFGPKIVSWMRDGVEWSWRWIPAGGFVKLPQMVTSEALEGKAAEGAEPLPPASPWAKIQVAFAGPLMNVVFGIAIACFLWVVGMPVQVNPPIIGYVDPGSPEAKLGIQPGDEILSVDGKPITSWHEVQETTILAHSTNLQVVIARPGQSTNTYTLTTVVSEALGLKILNLDPRDHPIIKRVLPDRPAEESGLKSGDEILMFAQVPVHGAEQFISLVGKCAGETKEIVVRRDGRRQTLTVTPQSDPKANVGRIGAEIGPGKPIYRIEHVPPWTQIVSVVERTVSTFSALVHSKQTGVGLKDLSGPPGILAMLAAYVNTDWRLALSFLVLLNINLAIINLFPMPVLDGGHIVMAFVERLFGRPLPNRLVEYTTTAFAILLIGFMLYVSFNDVRRYSLFRSMFKQEVTIEEPQTAPATNR; encoded by the coding sequence ATGATCTGGCTATTGAACATTGTTTATGTGGTCGTGGCGATGCTCCTGCTCTTTGGCGCCGCGGTTTTTGTCCATGAATATGGGCATTACTGGATGGCGTTGCGCCGCGGCCTCAAGATCGAGGGCTTCTCGATTGGGTTTGGTCCCAAGATCGTCAGTTGGATGCGCGACGGCGTGGAATGGTCCTGGCGCTGGATTCCAGCCGGGGGCTTCGTGAAACTGCCGCAGATGGTGACTTCCGAGGCCTTGGAAGGCAAAGCGGCGGAAGGCGCCGAACCGCTGCCTCCCGCTTCGCCCTGGGCCAAGATCCAGGTCGCCTTTGCCGGCCCGCTGATGAACGTCGTCTTTGGCATTGCCATCGCCTGCTTTCTGTGGGTCGTCGGCATGCCCGTTCAAGTCAATCCCCCCATCATCGGCTACGTGGATCCAGGTTCCCCGGAGGCGAAACTCGGGATTCAACCCGGCGATGAGATTCTCTCCGTGGACGGCAAGCCAATCACTTCCTGGCACGAGGTTCAGGAAACCACCATTTTGGCCCATAGCACCAACCTGCAAGTGGTCATCGCCCGGCCCGGGCAATCCACCAACACCTACACCCTGACGACGGTCGTGAGCGAAGCCCTCGGCCTCAAAATCCTCAATCTCGACCCGCGTGACCACCCGATCATTAAGCGGGTGCTGCCCGACCGCCCGGCCGAGGAATCGGGACTGAAGTCCGGTGACGAAATTCTCATGTTCGCCCAGGTCCCAGTGCACGGAGCCGAACAATTCATCAGCCTGGTTGGAAAGTGCGCCGGTGAAACCAAGGAAATCGTCGTCCGGAGGGACGGTCGGCGCCAAACGCTTACAGTAACACCCCAAAGCGACCCAAAAGCCAACGTGGGCCGCATCGGCGCCGAGATCGGACCCGGCAAACCCATTTACCGGATTGAGCATGTCCCGCCCTGGACCCAGATCGTCAGCGTGGTCGAACGCACCGTCAGCACATTCTCCGCGCTGGTCCATTCCAAGCAAACGGGTGTGGGATTGAAAGACCTGAGCGGCCCCCCGGGCATCCTGGCGATGCTCGCTGCCTACGTGAACACCGATTGGCGCCTGGCCCTGAGCTTCCTCGTCCTGCTCAACATCAACCTTGCGATCATCAACCTCTTCCCGATGCCGGTGCTGGACGGCGGCCACATCGTCATGGCCTTCGTCGAACGGCTGTTTGGCCGGCCCCTGCCCAACCGTCTGGTGGAATACACAACCACCGCCTTCGCCATACTGCTCATCGGCTTCATGCTCTACGTTTCCTTCAACGACGTGCGCCGCTATTCACTGTTCCGCTCGATGTTCAAGCAGGAGGTCACCATCGAAGAGCCGCAAACCGCCCCGGCGACCAACCGCTGA
- a CDS encoding 1-deoxy-D-xylulose-5-phosphate reductoisomerase, translating into MKNVVLLGSTGSIGTSTIKVAEDLPERIRLVGLAAGNNLELLLEQTRRHRPEAISISDPAKARQLRDLLGTGTEVFTGAEGLVKLATLPGADLVLIAIVGTAGLQPALAAIRAGKDIAVASKEILVMAGEIVMREAREYRVKVLTVDSEHSAIFQCLDGKPASSVRRLWLTASGGPFRTTPKEEFPAITVERALKHPSWVMGRKITIDSATLFNKGLEMVEARWLFDVEMARVSVVVHPQSVVHSMVEFVDGSILAQLSTPDMCLPIQYALTYPDRAPSDRVQTNLAKLGCLTFEEPDPERFPSLELARRAGETGGTLPAVLNAANEVAVEAFVNRQISFLDITAVVRRTMDQHQVRAHPTLEQIIAADDWARAEAARR; encoded by the coding sequence ATGAAGAACGTCGTTCTACTGGGCAGCACCGGCTCCATCGGCACCAGCACCATCAAAGTGGCCGAGGACCTGCCGGAGCGAATCCGCCTGGTCGGGCTGGCGGCGGGCAATAACCTGGAGCTGCTGCTCGAACAGACCCGAAGGCACCGGCCCGAAGCCATTTCCATCTCCGACCCGGCAAAAGCCCGCCAACTGCGCGACCTCCTCGGCACCGGCACGGAGGTCTTCACCGGCGCGGAGGGACTGGTAAAGCTTGCCACCTTGCCCGGGGCCGACCTGGTGTTAATCGCCATTGTGGGCACTGCGGGCCTGCAGCCCGCGCTGGCAGCCATTCGCGCGGGCAAGGACATCGCCGTGGCCTCCAAAGAGATCCTGGTCATGGCTGGTGAAATCGTCATGCGCGAAGCGCGCGAGTACAGGGTCAAAGTGTTGACCGTTGACAGCGAACACTCGGCCATCTTCCAATGCCTGGATGGCAAACCCGCCAGTTCCGTCCGGCGGCTCTGGCTGACCGCCTCGGGCGGCCCCTTTCGCACGACTCCCAAAGAGGAGTTCCCGGCCATTACCGTCGAGCGGGCCTTAAAGCACCCATCCTGGGTCATGGGCCGGAAGATCACGATTGACTCGGCCACCCTCTTCAACAAAGGGCTGGAGATGGTCGAAGCGCGGTGGTTGTTCGACGTTGAGATGGCCCGCGTGTCGGTAGTGGTCCATCCCCAGAGCGTAGTGCATTCCATGGTGGAGTTTGTGGATGGCTCGATCCTGGCGCAGCTTTCGACGCCGGACATGTGCCTGCCGATTCAATACGCCCTCACCTACCCCGACCGCGCGCCCAGTGACCGGGTCCAAACCAATCTGGCAAAGCTCGGTTGCCTGACTTTCGAGGAACCCGACCCCGAGCGCTTCCCGTCGCTGGAACTGGCGCGCCGGGCGGGGGAGACAGGTGGCACGCTGCCGGCCGTGCTCAACGCCGCCAATGAGGTAGCCGTCGAGGCATTCGTGAATCGGCAAATCAGCTTCCTGGATATCACCGCCGTTGTGCGCCGAACTATGGACCAGCACCAAGTGAGGGCCCACCCCACTTTGGAGCAAATCATCGCCGCCGACGATTGGGCGCGCGCCGAAGCGGCCAGGCGTTAG
- a CDS encoding NADH-quinone oxidoreductase subunit C yields MKPLPELQPALLDLTERFGERIQPVQVARPNEVYLQAPTELVPGLCAQLYRKCNARLVSLFADDARAHAGVFHLYYAFALDTAHGFIILRVPVSPAHPQFTSLTNALPAVNWQEREIQDLFGLRLEGHPNPRRCALHDDWPDVYPLRKDFDLRASLPPFTGERHKFRKVEGEGVFQVPVGPVHAGIIEPGHFLFSVAGEPVLYLQIRLFYTHKGTEKLFENIPVTHGVTLAESISGDSSFAHATAFCHAVERAADLEVPPRARALRSVCLELERIYNHVADIGAIATDVAFVVANAHAMRLKERMLRLNEQLTGNRLLRGMAALGGVRYDWSATQIEALIRLAQDLRPEFESLVALILESSSTLDRLETTGILKPEAARDLGVVGIAGRASGFEHDLRRDFPHAAYDRVAFPVPVFQEGDVLRRLQVRVEEVRAALSIIEQLAAALPDGKVRVSLPSLPPDAVALGYVEGWRGEIFHWIRTGPGGRLARCKVKDPSLQNWPALSEAILGNIVPDFPVVNKSFNLSYSGTDR; encoded by the coding sequence TTGAAACCGCTGCCCGAACTCCAGCCGGCCTTGTTGGATCTGACCGAGCGCTTTGGGGAGCGCATTCAGCCAGTCCAGGTTGCCCGCCCCAACGAGGTCTATTTGCAGGCCCCAACGGAGCTCGTTCCCGGTCTCTGCGCGCAGCTTTACAGGAAGTGCAACGCCCGGTTGGTCAGCTTGTTTGCCGATGACGCCCGCGCGCATGCCGGCGTTTTCCACCTCTATTACGCGTTCGCGCTCGACACGGCGCATGGCTTCATCATCCTGCGCGTGCCGGTGTCCCCGGCGCACCCGCAGTTTACCTCGCTTACCAACGCCCTGCCGGCCGTCAACTGGCAGGAGCGTGAGATTCAGGACCTCTTCGGCCTTCGGCTTGAGGGGCACCCCAACCCGCGCCGCTGCGCGCTGCACGACGATTGGCCCGACGTGTATCCCTTGCGGAAGGACTTTGACTTGCGCGCCTCGCTGCCACCCTTCACCGGGGAACGCCATAAGTTCCGGAAGGTCGAGGGTGAAGGCGTATTCCAGGTGCCGGTGGGGCCGGTGCATGCGGGCATCATCGAGCCCGGGCACTTCCTGTTCAGCGTCGCGGGCGAGCCCGTCCTCTACCTGCAAATCCGTCTCTTCTACACCCACAAAGGCACCGAGAAGCTCTTTGAGAATATCCCGGTCACCCACGGTGTCACGCTGGCGGAGAGCATCTCCGGCGACTCCAGCTTTGCGCATGCAACCGCCTTTTGCCACGCCGTGGAGCGCGCCGCCGACCTGGAAGTTCCGCCGCGCGCCCGCGCGTTGCGCAGCGTTTGCCTCGAGTTAGAGCGCATCTACAACCACGTCGCCGACATTGGCGCCATCGCCACGGATGTGGCGTTCGTGGTCGCAAACGCTCACGCCATGAGGCTCAAAGAACGTATGCTGCGCCTTAATGAGCAGCTCACCGGCAACCGGCTCCTGCGCGGCATGGCTGCCCTGGGGGGTGTCCGTTATGATTGGAGCGCGACTCAAATCGAGGCGCTCATCCGCTTGGCGCAGGACCTCCGTCCGGAGTTTGAATCCCTGGTCGCCTTGATCCTGGAGTCCTCTTCCACCCTCGACCGGCTCGAAACCACCGGCATCCTCAAGCCCGAAGCCGCCCGCGACCTCGGCGTAGTCGGAATTGCGGGCCGCGCCTCCGGTTTTGAACACGACCTGCGCCGCGACTTCCCCCACGCGGCCTATGACCGCGTGGCTTTCCCTGTTCCCGTCTTTCAGGAAGGGGATGTGTTGCGCCGTTTGCAGGTCCGCGTAGAGGAGGTACGCGCAGCGCTGAGCATTATCGAGCAGTTGGCCGCCGCGCTGCCTGACGGGAAGGTGCGGGTGTCTCTGCCTTCGCTGCCGCCGGACGCCGTTGCGCTGGGTTACGTCGAAGGATGGCGCGGAGAGATCTTTCATTGGATTCGCACCGGTCCCGGCGGCCGGCTCGCCCGCTGCAAAGTCAAGGACCCGTCCTTGCAGAACTGGCCGGCGCTCAGCGAAGCCATCCTTGGCAACATCGTCCCGGACTTTCCCGTGGTGAACAAGAGCTTCAACCTGTCCTATTCCGGCACTGACCGCTGA